The following proteins are co-located in the uncultured Draconibacterium sp. genome:
- a CDS encoding DUF4957 domain-containing protein has translation MKKNFTFKILMMACFVFIAGYSNGQAKPENYPSIGQSFVKDAETQSAVFTINFNTDQPTSTWTQVDDTTVTFSWGKARTGKGFGVTVWAADTANAPTVNPNEDFKVRSNRFRSNENPNHVASVDSMQALLAKWGEVYTGSDSAKNTLSNYSACVFDVDGDPANQAYGVHPGIYKKLEYDIALRLAGQVLTSDLSFTMNTYDVGNTGETASYDLRLKFSSTDTTIQDFYTTGSGLKSVNVAETFGLPISALNGQSEVHIYISTDGTGTAIEEGKYDPTIVVDDITVTFAAPVWIEPAGGLDGGTFSNADDPFMGSIGEATVVGLPLKIKGRVAALKITDNLYKNNKGDKFNKMLTFPDTLGVMANDGNGNYTVEVPYTITKATLDMGTMEWSNQSIEIAAPDAPSNDDLMFYFKVLPEAASYFANMEIDAGVRIFYQAHVKGTGATTIDLSGVEDEYSLADTLAGVPDSSIILLAPGKTYNVGGYAFDKSMIITSKDPMNEKMPHIFSNSNFDMVEGAAVSYIVFRNVHIDGEFDSDYVINVSKESSIGDLVFESCKVESLRGVVRIKDKPSTIENYIVKDCVMDQINGYGLLTVDLADAMVNNITIVNSTFSHFQYFIVSKNNSNSLSIESSTIYAVPEKGRQLIRYRGGDGKNNIFSGFSMKKVLVGHGWNMSGEEDYAIKGKEGLESTEIKVSQSVVMGDFAYSSDTIPGLGDGSDIYSGSSYDFWADPANGNFNIIDKTWAGFGLGDPRWVYEDTITYVLYAGAGAADAMEPSDSLLVDYLTNTGYNVMYVDDNDLVAGYDYSSYEALVIGESASSSKVVPFGKDDDYPIPLVSMEGFGVKVGKWDWLADDVNFQESRVAGLENMEMKVLDNTHYITEGLAVDQVVSLSSAAASSDIYAWGIDLTTDMPGAIALGQNQNAEITAPMMWAIPRGTALGASGQSTDNRIVIFAANAKGLDEATNDFNELVVRSLEWVLGAGGTTGISRPEVASDVLVYPNPAKTFAKVRFTLTESADVSLSLFNMMGQKIEISTKERFSVGTNEIEVNTQNLNEGLYIYVLEAGKNVAKGKLNIAK, from the coding sequence ATGAAGAAAAATTTTACTTTTAAAATTTTAATGATGGCTTGCTTCGTCTTTATAGCAGGCTATTCAAATGGTCAGGCAAAACCAGAAAATTATCCTTCCATAGGACAATCTTTTGTAAAAGATGCTGAGACTCAGTCTGCCGTTTTTACCATTAACTTTAATACAGATCAACCAACCAGTACCTGGACTCAGGTTGATGATACTACTGTAACTTTTTCGTGGGGTAAAGCGCGTACAGGTAAAGGTTTTGGTGTTACAGTTTGGGCTGCTGATACAGCTAATGCTCCGACAGTTAATCCTAATGAAGACTTTAAGGTGAGAAGTAACCGTTTCCGTAGTAACGAAAATCCAAATCACGTAGCAAGTGTTGATTCTATGCAGGCACTTCTAGCTAAATGGGGCGAAGTTTATACTGGATCTGATTCTGCAAAAAATACCTTGTCAAACTATTCTGCATGTGTTTTTGATGTAGATGGTGATCCTGCAAACCAGGCTTATGGTGTGCATCCGGGTATTTATAAAAAACTGGAGTATGATATTGCTTTACGACTTGCAGGTCAGGTATTAACTTCTGATTTGTCGTTTACAATGAATACTTACGATGTTGGAAATACAGGCGAAACAGCCTCGTATGATTTACGTTTAAAGTTTAGTTCTACTGACACAACAATTCAGGATTTCTATACTACCGGAAGTGGATTAAAATCAGTAAATGTTGCTGAAACATTTGGATTGCCAATTTCGGCATTGAATGGTCAGAGCGAAGTTCATATTTATATCAGTACTGACGGTACTGGTACTGCAATTGAAGAAGGTAAATACGATCCAACAATTGTTGTAGATGATATTACTGTTACGTTTGCTGCTCCTGTGTGGATTGAGCCAGCCGGTGGTTTGGACGGTGGAACATTCAGTAATGCAGATGATCCGTTTATGGGAAGTATTGGCGAAGCCACTGTTGTAGGCCTTCCTTTGAAAATTAAGGGTCGTGTTGCAGCATTAAAAATCACTGACAATTTGTATAAAAACAACAAAGGGGACAAATTCAACAAAATGCTTACTTTCCCTGATACTCTGGGAGTGATGGCTAATGATGGAAATGGAAACTATACTGTTGAGGTTCCTTATACTATTACTAAAGCGACGCTTGATATGGGAACCATGGAATGGTCAAATCAAAGTATTGAGATCGCTGCACCTGATGCTCCTTCGAACGATGACTTGATGTTCTATTTTAAAGTTCTTCCGGAAGCTGCTTCTTATTTTGCAAACATGGAAATTGATGCAGGTGTTCGTATTTTTTATCAGGCACATGTAAAAGGTACCGGTGCTACAACTATCGATTTATCAGGTGTTGAAGATGAGTACAGTTTGGCCGATACTTTAGCAGGTGTTCCAGATAGTTCTATTATTTTGTTAGCTCCTGGTAAAACATACAACGTTGGTGGGTATGCATTTGATAAATCAATGATCATTACCTCGAAGGATCCAATGAATGAAAAAATGCCACATATCTTTAGTAATTCTAACTTTGATATGGTAGAAGGTGCTGCAGTTTCATACATTGTTTTCAGAAACGTACACATCGATGGTGAGTTTGATAGCGATTATGTTATCAATGTGAGCAAGGAAAGTAGTATTGGAGATTTGGTTTTTGAATCATGTAAAGTTGAATCGTTACGTGGTGTAGTTCGTATTAAAGACAAACCTTCAACTATTGAAAACTACATTGTTAAAGATTGTGTTATGGATCAGATTAATGGTTACGGTTTGTTAACTGTTGATTTGGCTGATGCAATGGTTAATAATATCACAATTGTAAACTCAACTTTCTCTCATTTCCAATATTTTATTGTAAGTAAGAACAACTCAAATTCGTTGAGTATTGAAAGCAGTACTATTTATGCTGTTCCTGAAAAAGGTCGTCAGTTGATCAGATACCGTGGCGGTGATGGCAAAAACAACATCTTCAGTGGTTTCTCAATGAAGAAAGTTCTTGTTGGTCATGGATGGAATATGAGCGGCGAAGAAGATTATGCAATTAAAGGAAAAGAAGGTCTTGAGTCAACAGAAATTAAAGTGAGTCAGAGTGTTGTAATGGGTGACTTTGCATATTCAAGTGATACTATTCCAGGATTAGGAGACGGAAGTGATATTTATTCAGGAAGTTCATACGATTTCTGGGCTGATCCTGCAAATGGTAATTTCAATATTATCGACAAAACATGGGCAGGTTTTGGTTTGGGAGACCCTCGCTGGGTATACGAAGACACAATTACTTATGTACTTTATGCAGGTGCAGGTGCTGCTGATGCAATGGAGCCTAGTGATTCATTATTGGTTGATTACCTGACAAATACAGGTTACAATGTGATGTATGTTGATGATAATGATTTGGTTGCCGGATACGACTATTCTTCTTACGAAGCACTTGTGATAGGTGAATCTGCAAGTTCGAGTAAAGTAGTACCTTTCGGTAAAGATGATGACTACCCAATTCCATTGGTTTCGATGGAAGGTTTTGGAGTGAAAGTAGGTAAATGGGATTGGCTAGCCGACGATGTAAACTTCCAGGAAAGCAGAGTTGCTGGTCTCGAAAATATGGAAATGAAAGTTCTTGACAATACGCATTATATTACTGAAGGCTTGGCAGTAGATCAGGTTGTGTCTTTATCTTCAGCAGCTGCAAGTAGCGATATTTATGCATGGGGAATTGATTTAACTACAGATATGCCTGGTGCTATCGCTTTGGGACAAAACCAGAATGCAGAGATTACTGCTCCAATGATGTGGGCTATTCCAAGAGGAACTGCACTAGGTGCATCTGGTCAGAGTACTGACAACAGAATCGTTATTTTTGCAGCAAATGCAAAAGGATTAGATGAAGCAACTAACGATTTTAATGAACTTGTTGTACGTTCGTTGGAATGGGTACTTGGAGCCGGAGGAACAACTGGTATCAGTCGTCCTGAAGTAGCAAGTGATGTATTGGTATATCCTAACCCTGCAAAAACTTTTGCAAAAGTTAGATTTACTTTAACCGAGTCTGCTGACGTTAGCCTGTCGTTGTTCAATATGATGGGACAAAAAATTGAAATCTCAACCAAAGAGCGTTTCAGTGTAGGAACTAACGAAATTGAAGTAAATACTCAAAACCTGAACGAAGGTTTATATATTTATGTGCTTGAAGCTGGTAAAAATGTAGCTAAAGGCAAATTAAATATTGCGAAGTAA
- a CDS encoding LacI family DNA-binding transcriptional regulator, with protein MASMNDVATRAGVSIATVSRVLNNNGNVNEATRAKINKAIKDLKYQPSRVAKRLRSKSISSNLLGVLIPDIENPFYVDVLRGIEELAYNNNYAIIMCNFGQDEKKEKLYLEILQSEAIDGLIVAPAHEDDPLLKKMVKDGLPVVCVDRGLKDANVDVVLVDNVTGAYTAVDYLIKSGYKRVAYIAGLKAIPSSNLREQGYRKALEENGIAYDEELVKFGNSKHESGVELCNELLKLPNPPDAIFTGNNLITLGALETIQKWKLKIPEDIAIIGFDDMQWSSSLNPPLTAVRQPAMEIGKRAVELLIQRIQDPERSSIQMTLNTELMKRSSS; from the coding sequence ATGGCTAGTATGAATGATGTTGCTACGCGAGCAGGAGTTTCCATTGCCACCGTTTCAAGAGTGTTGAATAACAATGGAAATGTAAACGAAGCAACTCGGGCTAAAATAAACAAGGCAATTAAAGACCTGAAATACCAACCCAGCAGGGTTGCAAAACGTTTGCGTTCAAAAAGTATTTCAAGTAATCTTTTGGGTGTGCTTATTCCCGATATTGAAAATCCATTTTATGTTGACGTTCTCCGGGGAATTGAAGAACTTGCCTACAATAACAATTACGCTATTATAATGTGTAATTTTGGGCAAGATGAAAAAAAGGAAAAATTATACCTCGAAATTCTGCAATCGGAGGCAATTGATGGCTTAATTGTAGCTCCTGCCCACGAAGATGACCCTTTGCTTAAGAAAATGGTAAAAGATGGTTTACCGGTAGTTTGTGTCGATCGAGGATTAAAGGATGCAAATGTTGATGTTGTTTTGGTTGATAATGTAACCGGAGCATATACTGCCGTCGATTATCTTATTAAATCAGGATATAAGAGAGTAGCATACATTGCTGGTTTAAAAGCAATCCCATCGAGTAATTTGCGCGAACAAGGATATCGTAAGGCGCTGGAAGAAAACGGTATTGCTTATGATGAGGAACTTGTGAAATTTGGTAACTCAAAACACGAAAGTGGAGTAGAACTTTGTAACGAGCTATTAAAATTGCCAAATCCGCCGGATGCCATTTTTACAGGTAACAACCTGATTACACTTGGTGCCCTGGAAACAATTCAGAAATGGAAGTTGAAAATTCCTGAAGATATTGCTATTATAGGTTTTGATGATATGCAATGGTCGAGTTCGCTAAATCCTCCATTAACAGCGGTAAGGCAGCCCGCAATGGAAATTGGAAAAAGAGCGGTTGAACTTTTAATTCAGCGAATTCAGGATCCGGAAAGATCAAGTATTCAAATGACATTGAATACCGAATTAATGAAACGAAGTTCGTCTTAA
- a CDS encoding glycoside hydrolase family 88 protein, with amino-acid sequence MQQKALSLLFISLLFLSGFSCKTSKTETPEKWSIKMADAVMQRYDTLAFYNGRTRAGWSYDVSLLGAAINKLGDTDPKYSAYLKTFIDMLVDENGHIERYEMDKYNIDLIRPATTLFTLAQKTGEEKYKKAIPQFVTQMESHPKTQNGCYWHKLRYPSQVWLDGVYMGLPFLAEYAKEYAQPQCFDVVTHEIITVYDVTLDAKTGLLYHAWDESKEQKWSNKETGQSPHFWSRAMGWYVMAIVDVLDFLPEDHPERGELISILKKTLDALIQVRDPKTGVWYQVLDRGGEDRNYPEGSGTAMYIYAMAKGAKMGYIDNSYLELANSAFDDMLKTFIITDDDGMPGMVNICGSCGLGGNPYRDGSYDYYVTEKIVKNDTKGVGPFILAAIELDR; translated from the coding sequence ATGCAACAAAAAGCACTTTCTCTTTTATTCATTTCTCTTTTATTTTTGAGCGGTTTTTCGTGCAAAACGAGCAAAACAGAAACTCCTGAAAAATGGAGCATAAAAATGGCCGATGCCGTTATGCAGCGATACGATACGCTTGCTTTTTACAACGGAAGAACACGTGCCGGTTGGTCGTACGATGTCTCTTTACTGGGAGCTGCCATTAACAAACTGGGGGATACTGATCCAAAATATTCGGCCTACCTAAAAACATTTATCGATATGTTGGTCGACGAAAATGGGCACATCGAACGCTATGAAATGGACAAATACAACATCGATTTAATTCGTCCGGCCACTACCCTTTTTACACTCGCCCAAAAAACCGGTGAAGAAAAATACAAAAAAGCCATTCCTCAGTTTGTCACTCAAATGGAAAGTCACCCGAAAACCCAAAATGGCTGTTACTGGCACAAATTGCGTTATCCTTCGCAGGTTTGGTTGGACGGGGTGTACATGGGCCTTCCTTTTCTGGCTGAATATGCAAAAGAGTATGCTCAGCCGCAGTGTTTCGACGTTGTAACCCATGAAATTATTACTGTTTATGATGTAACCCTGGATGCGAAAACCGGACTTTTGTACCATGCCTGGGATGAAAGTAAGGAACAAAAATGGAGCAACAAGGAAACAGGCCAGTCGCCACATTTCTGGAGCCGTGCAATGGGTTGGTATGTAATGGCAATTGTAGATGTGCTCGACTTTTTGCCGGAAGATCATCCTGAGAGAGGAGAATTAATCAGCATTCTGAAAAAAACACTCGATGCTTTAATTCAGGTTCGCGATCCGAAAACCGGAGTTTGGTACCAGGTACTTGATCGTGGTGGCGAAGATCGAAACTATCCGGAGGGATCGGGAACGGCAATGTACATTTATGCCATGGCAAAAGGAGCTAAAATGGGCTACATCGACAATTCGTATCTGGAGCTGGCAAATTCAGCCTTCGATGATATGCTTAAAACCTTTATAATTACTGATGACGACGGAATGCCAGGCATGGTCAACATCTGCGGCAGTTGCGGTCTTGGAGGAAATCCATACCGCGATGGATCATATGATTATTATGTTACCGAAAAAATTGTAAAAAACGATACAAAAGGAGTTGGCCCGTTTATTTTGGCGGCAATTGAACTCGACCGCTAA
- a CDS encoding chitobiase/beta-hexosaminidase C-terminal domain-containing protein translates to MQKSLLLKSCLFILLVLNTTFLFAESQKILISEFMAINSNVIADKDGDYSDWIELFNPGEEDVNLKGWFLTDKADNLQKWEFPELILESGKYLLVFASEKKRDDPAGELHTNFKLSGSGEFLSIVEPDGTISHSYGEMYPAQREDISYGIYQGQLVFFDKPTPGAQNILGNLVQAPQFSKTRGFYDAPFQATLSSIGNGNKIYYTTNGTRPTVETGTLYTGTVNITTTTPLSAIAVNTEGVASEIISHSYFFINDIVKQSNTQTGYPATWGPLKFGAGNAPADYEMDPQICNSNDYKDLMDDALTSIPTLSVVTNPGFLFSHELNQVNGGIYIYTGNTGQGYAGKDWERPASVEYYDPASNKQFQVNCGLRLHGGNSRIPDNSAKHSFRLSFRSMYGPSKLNFNLFDEEGATNEFNSLVLRAGYNYSWMTNVPGSRRNAQFLRDPFAKGAQRAIGQVSAQERFVHLYLNGLYWGLYNVSEKLTNDFMESYMGGNEDDYDIIKDHGGQVDGYWQAWSALYNQAKAGLASNTNYQKVQGKNPDGTINTSYDNLLDVTHLIGYMQYNMYIGNLDWDHNNWIAARNRVSNDAGFRFFAWDAETSLTSVNTNVVDENNEGNPSWFYQLMQGNEDFRMLFADQIQKNFFDGGALTPEPCIERYSQLANEIDLAIIAESARWGDYRKDVMPSDNDRILYTRNNHWLPQKEYLLNNYFPYRTDIVVNQFRQIGLFPNIEAPVFSEESGEKTTAINLGMTTNYGDIYYTTDGSDPRESITSNVSSAAQLFTSELPLSTDITVKARAKSGNEWSPITIGNYIFKGVTAAAEIDETDFSHGNYPNPFRESTQIHYTLPADGQLQIDIISMDGRLVKRVFDGYQLQGYNSVKWTPESQVSGIFIYRINYENENYFGKIIRKQ, encoded by the coding sequence ATGCAAAAATCACTCCTTTTGAAGTCTTGCCTTTTTATTCTACTGGTATTAAATACTACCTTTCTTTTTGCTGAAAGCCAAAAAATTCTGATCAGTGAATTTATGGCCATCAACTCGAATGTTATTGCCGACAAAGATGGCGATTACAGTGACTGGATTGAATTGTTTAATCCGGGAGAAGAGGATGTAAATTTAAAGGGATGGTTTCTTACAGATAAAGCCGATAATTTACAAAAATGGGAGTTCCCTGAACTTATACTTGAATCAGGGAAATACCTGCTTGTGTTTGCATCCGAAAAAAAAAGAGATGATCCGGCTGGTGAATTGCACACCAATTTTAAACTTTCGGGCTCCGGCGAATTCCTGTCCATTGTTGAACCCGATGGCACCATTTCTCATTCGTATGGAGAAATGTATCCGGCACAACGTGAGGATATTTCATATGGAATTTACCAGGGGCAGCTTGTGTTTTTTGACAAACCAACTCCCGGAGCACAAAATATTCTGGGAAATCTGGTTCAGGCTCCACAGTTTAGCAAAACCCGAGGTTTTTATGATGCACCTTTTCAGGCAACACTTTCATCCATTGGCAACGGAAATAAAATATATTACACAACCAATGGCACCCGCCCCACTGTTGAAACCGGAACTTTGTATACAGGTACTGTAAATATTACCACCACTACCCCACTCAGCGCAATTGCTGTTAATACTGAAGGAGTAGCCAGCGAGATTATTTCGCATAGCTATTTTTTCATAAACGACATTGTAAAACAATCGAATACTCAAACTGGATATCCGGCAACCTGGGGACCATTAAAATTTGGTGCCGGCAATGCCCCCGCCGATTACGAAATGGATCCTCAAATATGCAACAGCAACGATTACAAAGATTTGATGGACGATGCATTAACTTCCATACCAACTTTGTCGGTTGTAACAAATCCCGGCTTCCTTTTTTCTCACGAATTAAACCAGGTAAATGGCGGTATTTACATCTACACCGGAAATACCGGTCAGGGTTATGCCGGAAAAGATTGGGAACGCCCAGCTTCTGTGGAATATTATGATCCGGCCAGCAACAAACAGTTTCAGGTGAATTGCGGTTTGCGATTGCACGGTGGCAACAGCCGAATTCCGGACAACAGCGCCAAACATTCGTTCCGCTTGTCGTTTCGAAGTATGTACGGCCCGTCAAAACTAAATTTCAATCTGTTTGATGAAGAAGGTGCTACCAATGAATTTAACTCACTTGTGCTGCGTGCCGGATACAATTATTCGTGGATGACAAATGTTCCCGGCTCACGCAGAAATGCACAATTTTTACGCGATCCTTTTGCAAAGGGTGCACAGCGTGCAATCGGGCAGGTTTCAGCTCAAGAACGATTTGTACATCTGTATTTAAATGGCTTATACTGGGGTTTGTATAACGTTTCAGAAAAATTAACCAACGATTTTATGGAATCGTACATGGGAGGAAACGAAGATGATTACGACATTATAAAAGATCATGGCGGACAAGTAGATGGATATTGGCAAGCCTGGAGTGCTTTGTATAACCAGGCCAAAGCCGGTTTAGCCAGCAATACAAATTATCAAAAGGTTCAGGGCAAAAATCCGGATGGGACAATAAACACAAGTTACGACAATCTTCTGGACGTTACTCATCTGATTGGCTACATGCAATACAACATGTACATTGGCAATCTTGACTGGGACCACAACAACTGGATAGCTGCCCGAAACCGGGTAAGTAACGATGCAGGATTCCGTTTTTTTGCCTGGGATGCCGAAACCTCGTTAACGAGTGTAAATACAAATGTTGTTGACGAAAATAACGAAGGAAATCCAAGTTGGTTTTACCAGCTAATGCAAGGCAACGAAGACTTTCGCATGCTATTTGCAGACCAGATTCAAAAGAATTTTTTCGATGGTGGTGCTTTAACTCCCGAACCGTGTATTGAACGCTACTCGCAACTTGCCAACGAAATTGACCTTGCCATTATTGCTGAATCTGCCCGTTGGGGAGATTATCGAAAAGATGTAATGCCCTCTGATAACGACCGCATTTTATACACCCGAAACAATCACTGGCTACCACAGAAGGAATATTTGCTAAACAACTATTTCCCTTACCGGACAGATATCGTGGTAAATCAGTTTCGCCAAATTGGATTGTTCCCGAACATTGAAGCACCGGTTTTTAGTGAAGAAAGTGGCGAAAAAACCACAGCAATTAACCTGGGAATGACTACCAATTACGGCGACATTTATTATACCACCGATGGCAGCGATCCTCGTGAATCAATCACTTCAAATGTTTCGTCAGCGGCACAACTATTTACAAGCGAGCTCCCATTGTCTACCGATATTACGGTTAAGGCACGGGCAAAGTCGGGTAACGAATGGTCGCCGATAACCATTGGAAATTATATTTTTAAAGGTGTAACTGCAGCTGCAGAAATTGATGAAACCGACTTTTCGCATGGAAACTACCCAAATCCATTTCGCGAATCAACACAAATACATTACACGCTTCCTGCTGACGGGCAACTTCAGATTGACATTATTTCGATGGATGGAAGACTTGTAAAAAGGGTTTTTGACGGCTATCAGCTTCAGGGCTACAATTCGGTAAAATGGACGCCTGAATCACAGGTGTCTGGCATTTTTATTTATCGCATCAATTATGAGAATGAAAACTATTTTGGAAAAATAATTCGAAAACAATAA
- a CDS encoding DeoR/GlpR family DNA-binding transcription regulator — protein MLANQRRDKILELLKEDGSAKVIKLAKIFKVSEVTIRQDLEKLEKDGFIKREHGGAFLKNVEDSVKSFIPLNKDNLDKKQIIGKVAADLIETGEIIILDSGSTTTEIAKNLIGRKGITVITNALNIALMLGAESGIEVIVTGGEFKPPTLSLTGQKAATFFEDIHVDKLFLATAGISLRSGLTYPSISDIVVKKAMIDAADTTYLVADSSKIGKNAFASLGALSLIDFIITDEAIDKNRLQLFRDHEIEILIAKEDK, from the coding sequence ATGCTTGCAAATCAACGTCGCGATAAAATACTTGAACTTCTGAAAGAAGATGGTTCGGCTAAAGTGATTAAACTGGCCAAAATTTTTAAAGTTTCCGAAGTAACAATCCGTCAGGATCTGGAAAAACTCGAAAAGGATGGTTTTATAAAACGCGAACACGGAGGTGCTTTCCTGAAAAATGTGGAAGACAGTGTAAAATCGTTTATTCCGCTTAACAAAGACAACCTGGACAAAAAACAGATTATTGGCAAAGTAGCTGCCGATCTGATTGAAACAGGTGAAATCATCATTCTGGATTCGGGTTCTACAACCACTGAGATTGCCAAAAACCTGATTGGTCGCAAAGGAATTACCGTAATTACAAATGCTTTGAACATTGCGTTAATGCTTGGTGCAGAATCGGGAATTGAAGTAATTGTTACCGGTGGAGAATTTAAACCTCCAACACTTTCACTTACCGGCCAAAAGGCGGCTACCTTTTTCGAAGACATTCATGTTGACAAGTTATTTCTTGCAACAGCCGGGATTTCATTACGATCGGGTCTTACCTACCCCAGTATAAGCGATATTGTTGTAAAAAAGGCAATGATCGATGCAGCCGACACGACATATCTGGTGGCCGACTCAAGTAAGATTGGGAAAAATGCTTTTGCAAGTTTGGGTGCACTTTCGTTAATCGATTTCATCATCACCGATGAAGCCATTGATAAAAATCGGCTTCAGCTTTTCCGCGATCACGAGATAGAGATATTAATTGCCAAAGAAGACAAATAA
- a CDS encoding nucleoside hydrolase-like domain-containing protein: MKKVFILFAFIPFLIAQINAQTNQKQRLIVLTDIEADPDDSQSLVRLLLYSNQIEIEGLIATTSIHQKARVAPETIHSILGAYEKVQPNLLKHETGFPAASDLHKIVKQGLPVFGMNGVGKGKDSEGSEWIIKVLEKDDNRPVWISVWGGPNTLAQALWKIKERKSKREAKRLISKLKVYTISDQDDTGIWIRKNFPELFYIVSIGNYWDATWNAINSVIDGANNEVISNNWLAKNIQQGHGPLGAQYPDVAYGMEGDTPAWLMLIQNGLNNEANPNWGSWGGRYELYIPEPLKEPIIPVFIGGAEYEPESRPIWTNADDTFTPRLPNKYGRAIRKDTATYTNNKVTLWRWREDFQNDFAARMDWCTSSFEEANHPPVPALGHPDKITVKSGEIFSLDASGTTDPDGDNLSYWWFQYPEAGSYSKTISFDPYSENLYNLHTIVAPEVEKTETAHFILKVTDKGTPALSRYKRVIVTILPN, from the coding sequence ATGAAAAAAGTATTTATTCTCTTTGCTTTCATCCCCTTTTTAATTGCTCAAATAAATGCACAAACAAATCAAAAACAACGATTAATAGTACTAACCGACATTGAAGCCGATCCGGACGACTCGCAAAGTCTTGTCCGACTGCTGCTTTATTCCAATCAAATTGAAATTGAAGGTTTAATAGCCACAACTTCGATCCACCAGAAAGCCAGAGTTGCACCGGAAACAATTCACAGCATTTTAGGTGCCTACGAAAAAGTTCAGCCGAATTTATTAAAGCACGAAACGGGTTTTCCTGCGGCGAGCGATTTGCACAAGATTGTAAAACAAGGCTTGCCGGTTTTTGGCATGAACGGGGTTGGAAAAGGCAAGGATTCTGAAGGATCGGAATGGATTATTAAAGTTCTGGAAAAGGACGACAACAGACCTGTGTGGATTTCGGTCTGGGGCGGCCCAAATACCTTGGCACAGGCACTTTGGAAAATCAAAGAGCGTAAAAGTAAACGCGAAGCAAAACGATTGATCAGTAAATTGAAAGTTTATACCATTTCAGATCAAGACGACACAGGAATTTGGATTCGTAAAAACTTCCCTGAACTGTTTTATATCGTTAGCATAGGAAATTATTGGGATGCAACCTGGAACGCAATCAACTCGGTAATAGACGGTGCCAACAATGAAGTTATCAGCAACAACTGGCTTGCAAAAAATATTCAGCAAGGCCATGGTCCGCTTGGGGCACAATATCCTGATGTTGCTTACGGTATGGAAGGAGACACACCGGCCTGGTTAATGTTGATTCAAAACGGATTAAACAATGAAGCCAACCCAAACTGGGGAAGTTGGGGCGGACGATATGAATTATACATTCCTGAACCCTTAAAAGAGCCCATTATTCCTGTATTTATTGGAGGCGCCGAATACGAACCTGAAAGCCGCCCAATCTGGACCAATGCCGATGATACGTTTACACCACGACTTCCGAACAAATACGGAAGAGCAATTCGCAAAGACACGGCTACGTACACAAATAACAAAGTAACCTTGTGGCGATGGAGAGAAGATTTTCAGAATGATTTTGCCGCCAGAATGGATTGGTGCACCTCGTCGTTTGAAGAAGCAAACCATCCACCTGTTCCGGCATTGGGGCACCCCGACAAAATAACAGTAAAATCAGGCGAAATATTTAGTCTTGATGCCAGTGGAACTACCGATCCGGATGGAGATAATTTAAGTTATTGGTGGTTTCAATACCCCGAAGCAGGTTCGTATTCGAAAACGATAAGTTTTGATCCTTATTCCGAAAATCTTTACAACCTGCACACCATAGTTGCTCCGGAAGTTGAGAAAACCGAAACGGCGCATTTTATTTTAAAAGTCACCGACAAAGGAACACCAGCTTTGTCAAGATACAAAAGAGTAATTGTAACAATACTGCCCAACTAG